The Desulfovibrio sp. G11 region TTTTCGCCGTAACGGCCGTCTGTGGGACGCCGCGAAGGCTCCACGTAGGCCACATTCCAGGGTTCGGGACCGATAACCCGCAAAAAGGTATGAGGATTGAAAGTTCCGGCCCCGCATTCCACGCCTGACGGCTGCTCGATAACGCAGCCCTGCCTGGCCCAGTAATTCTGTAGGGTGAGAATCACGTCCTGAAAATACATGTGCTGTCCTTTGGAAGGCTGATCAAAAAGATTTTTGCTTCCTGGCGGAGCAACGGCATGAACGGCACACCATCGCTGCGGGCGATATATCTGCGCCCGGCCCTGCCGTTGCGGCGACAGAAGGCAAAAATCGCTGACCAGCGGCTCCTTTTTAGAGCATTTTAATTTTGAGAATACGCATTCCCAAAACTTGTAACACGCTCATTTCGGCGCTTACCCGCGCAGGCAAGCTGCGCTTGCGCCTCGGTGGCGGCCGCCTGCGTGCAGTCGCCAGAGCAGTTTCAAAGTGAAAACGCTCCAGCATGGCCATCCCGGAATGGGCAGATATGGCCGGGCTGACCCGCAAAACCGCAAAACAGGGGCGGCGAAAACCGGCCATCTACACGCGGCGAAAAAATCCCCCCTCCCACGCCAGTCCCAGATGATACTGGACAAAGCCGTCGATAACCCTGGAACAGGCCCGCCGGTCCGCCGAGGGCAATTCCTCCGCGTGCCAGCCGGATGGCAATTCTTGCTGCACATGGCGTAAAAGGTCAAGCCCGCCGGCGCTCAATTCCACCCCGTAGCGCACGGGGCCGGCCTGCGCACGGCACGATGGGCAGCGCACATGGCCTTCATCCACTACAAACTGTACAGAGCCGCACAGGTCAGCGCCGCACAGGCCGCACACGTCAAGGCTCGGGGCAAAACCCAGCGCTCCGGCGAGGCGAAGACGGAAAAAAAGAGGAAAAAGCGCAGGCAGGGCCGGGGCTTCTTCGAGCGTGCGCCTCATGTCCTCAACCAGCGCGAAAGCCTCGTCCGCGCCGTCGTCATTCACGCCAAGGGCTTCCACAAAGCGCAGGCAGTTGGCCGCAAGGCCCATGCGTCGCCAGTCTTGCCTGAGTGCCTGTGGCCCGCCAAGCAAAACCGCTTCTTCAAGGTTCAAAAAGCCGCCGCGCGGCGATGTTTTAACGCGGCAGTGCAGGCTGTTGAGCACGTCCAGGCAGCCACAAAAACGACGCCTGCTTCTGCTGCCCCCAAAAGCGAACAGCGTCAGCAGGCCATGCTTGCGGCACAGGGTTTTCAGCCAGAGGTCCGACTCACGAAAGTGCCCCATGCGCAGCACAAGCGCGTGATCGGCCCATTCTGTCATTGCCGAGCCGGGGGAAAGGTAAGGGTGCGGACCTGGCCGCTGCCGCCCACAGGCGGAAGTTCTTCGCCGTTATAGCGGATGCGTACTCCGCCGGCGTTGCCAAGCTTCAGTTCCAGGCTCTTGTTGAAGGTAAGGGCAAAGGTATCGCCCTTGCGCAATGAAAACTGCCTGGTATCGGTATTGTCGGCGCTGGAATGCACCCAGCATTCTTCGGTGGCAGTGATGATGACCTTGTGCGGCCCGGCTACCGCGATGCTTTCAGGATTTGCCGCTGCGGCGGGAGCGGCAGCGGATGCAGGCGCAGACGCCGTGGCAGCCGCTGGAGCGGCCTGAGAACCGGTCACAACCTCGGACCGCTGCGCCCCCGCGGGCGCTGCAGCCTGGGCGGCTGTGGCAGCAGCAGGCAAATCCGCGCCGCCGGACTGCCCGGCGGGGCTGTCTGTACGCGCGGCCTCCGGCCCGGGCCGGGCTGTGGAAAGCGGAGACGGGTTGTCAGCCGTGTCAGGACGCTGCATGGGCGCGGGTTGCGCCATACGCCGGGTCTGACTGCTCAAAAATTCCAGCGCGCCCTGCTGCCAGGCCACATAAACACCAAGCCCCAGCAGGATCAGCACGAGCGCCACAAAAAAAGGCTTGAGGCTGCGGCGCGGGGCCAGATAGATTTCCGGCGGCCCCGCATGCTGCGCGGCAGCTTCCTCACTGTTGGCTTCCAGTGTTGCCAGAGCCGCGCCCACCTCTTCGGCGGAAAGGCCCACATAGGCGGAATAGGAACGGATAAACCCTTTGGTATACGCAAGATGCGGCAGGGAGGATGTATCTCCCGCCTCGAGGGCGCGCAAAAGGCGTGCACCTATCTTCAGATGATTGGCCGCATCCTCGATGCTCAGCCCCCTCTGCTCACGCTCGGCGCGCAGGGCCGCACCCAATTCCTCTAAGGTCATGCAAAGCCTCGGTAAAGGTCTTTGCCGCCCCATGGGCGGCTGTTGCCGGCGGCACGGCGCGGGCCGTTTCAGGCCCGGCCGCAACCGGAACGGCGCTGCGGGCCAGGGCAAACACGGCCACGCTGCGCCCGGTCAGACGCGCTACAAGCGAATATCTATCACGGCCTTGCTGCGCAACTGGCCAGTATAATCGTCAAAACGTTCCATAGCCTTGGGCTGCCGCAATATGGCGTCAATCTGCGGCTTGGCCTCTTCAAGGCTGAGCATTTTCACTCCTCCCCCTCCGGGGCGGAAGAGATGCACCTGGGCCTTATGCCCCTGCAAGTCAAAAAGCTCCGTCACGTCGCCCGGCTTCATCTTGGTGAGGCGGCCCTCCCACTCGGGATTCAGGCGGTCCCATTCCACCGGCCCCATATCGCCGCCCTTTTCCTTGTTGGGCGCGATGGAGTACTTGCGCGCGGCTTCTTCAAACGTCAGCGCACCGGAACGGATCTGGGCAGCGATGGAGGCGGCGTTCACCTTGGGAGAGTAAACCATAACCCCCATGTGCAGGCCGTTGCGGTCATACATGGTGTCCTTGTGGGCCTCATAGTATGCGCGGATTTCCTCGGGGGTGACCACCACCTTGCGGCCAACCTCCATGCTCATGATCTTCTGTCTTAACAGGCTTTTCTCAATATTGCCACGCAGTTCTGCAACGCTGCTTTTCTGTCTGGCAAGCTGTTCCTCAAATTGCTGCTTGGTCATGTTGCGACCCTGCATGAGCTTGGCAATCTCATTGTCAATGTCTGCAGGTGACACGCTGACCTTCAGCCTTCTGGCTTCCTGGGCAATGAGGATATCCATGATCATCATGTCCAGAACCTTGCGGAAAATAGCATCCACCTGTTTGGCGTCAGCGGGATTATCCGGATTAAGCCTGGCGCGCGCCATATCGGGCAGGGCATTTTTTTGCAGATCAAACATGGTAATGACCTGCCCATTGACCACGGCGGCCACTTTATTGAGCTGGGCGGCCTGCACGCCGCATGCAGCCACAAGTATGACCGCCAGCAGCAAAACAAGTGTCTTCCTCACGGGTTTCTCCCTCATGTAAGACGCAGTGCGCCTGTTTATCCTCAGATTTTTAGCCCAAAACAACGCGACATGCAATGTCTGCCCGGCAGAGGTGTCCCCGGCCCTATTCAGGCGACTTTGCGTCAAAATCTCCCGGTGTCTGCACCGCCGGCCGATCGCCACGGGGCGCAGGCCCGGCTTCAGCCGTTGCCGGATGCCTTGTGGCTGAAGCCGGCAACACTGTCATGTACGCCAGAATACGGCGCATATGTAGCAAGACAAGAATATTACCAAAGAACCGAACGGGCCTGAAACACCCGCACAGCGGCGCACAGGCCCTCGCGCTACAGGCCCTGCTCTCCTGAAGTTCCCTGTCCGGGGCGCTCTGCAGCCGGGGCGCCCAACCCCTCTGCTTCTTCCTGACCGGTCTGGTTTTCGTTCTCCCCCTCTCCGCCGGGAGCAACACCGGCAGCGCTGCCGCCGGAGGTTCCGTTGCGCCCGGCCGCCCGGGTCGAAACCGGGGAGAGCAGATCAGCAACGAGGTCGGGATTCACGCGCACCTGGGCACGCGACAGGGCGGCCGTCAGCCAGTGCGCAAAAGCCGCTTCTTTTTCCCGCTCGCGCAGAATATTTTCTATAAGCGGATAGGCCTCGGCCACACTCATGACATGGGCCGGATTACGCCGCACCAGCGCCAGACCGAACCAGCGGTCACCCTCCTGCCGTGGCGGCAGACACTGCCCGGGAGCGAGCTTTTCCAACCCTTTTTGCCATGCGTTGGGCAGTTGAGCAGCCCCGGCTTCTACACACTGCAAAAGCAGTTCGCCTGTCTGCTCTTCACGAACCGGGCCAACAGAGGCAAAAGACGCACAAAAGTTGTCCACAGCCTGCCGATCTACGGCGGAGGTCAAACAAATGTCCAGCGTTTCAGGCAAATTGAATTCCGTTTCGTGTCTCTTGTAATACCCCCGCACGCTGTCCAGAGAAATACGGATGCCGGGCAAAAGAACACGCTTTTCAAAACTCTGCATGGCGAGGTAATCGCGCATGAGCAGACGCCATTCATTGCCGTCCAGCGATTCTTCGGCCAGAAAGCGCGCCAGTTCCTCTTCTCCGCCGTAATCCGCCCGGACATTCGCCACGGCGGACTCCACAGCCGACTCGGTGACAGGGATCTGCAGGCTGCGCAATTCCTGATTGACCAGAGCGTAAATGATAAGCGTACCCAGCGCATCGCCGTACTGGCGCTTCATGTTTTCCAGCGATGGACGCTGCATGGTGTCCAGAGCCGCCGAGCGGCCATCCAGCAAGGCCTGTACGGTACGCAGATAAATGGGTTCGCCGTTGACTGTTGCCACAACCCCCTCAGGCAGGCGGCCTTCAAGGCAACCGCCCAGAAACAGGCAGCAGACAAGCAGGACCAGGCCGGGCAAAACGGAGAGGCGACGGCAAAGCAACGCGAGGCCTGCCGGACGAGCGCCATAAAAAGGGTGAAAAACGGAAGGCAGCAGAGGCATAGACATCCTTTTCCGACGGGAACAAATGCCGGAGAAAAACAGCCTGGCGGCAGAACGGACCGAAACGCCTGCAATCAGGCAGGGGCTTTTTCTTCGGCCTTTTCCGCAACGGGCATACGTATGTCTTCCAGGGCCTGCCGCAATCTGTCAAGCCCCCCGGCAAGAGGCATATCTTTCGCCAGCGGCAGGGTCAGCCCGGCCGGGGGCTGCATGAGCGCTCCGGGCATGGACGCGGCCAGCGCCACAATGCGTTCGGGCTGCACGGCCGTTTGCCCGTCGGGCCAGGTCAGGCGCACATGCTCGCGGTGCACATCGGCCTTTTGCACCTGCAGTTCCGTAAGAAACTGCTTGAAATCCAGAACGGCCAGAAAGTTCGCCAGTTCCTCGGGGAAGGGACCGAAGCGGTCGCGTATGGAGAGGGCGATCTCTTCTCGGGCGGCCCCGCCCTGGGCGGAAGTAAGGGCCTTATAACAGCGCAGCCGTTCACGGCCATCGTCGATATACGATGCCGGAATATGGGCGGGCAGACCGAGAGTAAGCTCGGTTTCGCTGACCAGACTTTCGGGCGTGCCCTTGAGGCGACCCACGGCCTCTTCAAGCATTTCAAGGTAAAGGTCCAGCCCCACACGGCACATGTGACCGGACTGTACCTCGCCCAGTATATTCCCGGCACCGCGCAGACGCAAATCCTCCATGGCGACCTGAAAGCCTGCGCCCAGATAGTCCATGTCCAGAATGATACGCAGGCGCTCTTCGGCCACAGCCGTCAGCCGCTCGGCATCGGGAACCACAAAAAAGGCATATGCCTGCCTGTCGCTGCGGCCCACACGTCCGCGAAGCTGGTACAGCTGCCCCAGGCCGAACATCTGCGCCTGGTCCACCACAAGCGTATTGGCGCGGGGAAAATCCAACCCGGATTCCACAATGGATGTACAGACAAGCACATCCAGTTCGCCGTGCCAGAATTTGTGCATGGTATCTTCAAGCTCGGCCTCGGACATCTGGCCGTGAGCCATGCCTACGCGGGCATCAGGAACAAGGCCGCGTACATATTCGGCCACGCGCTCCAGGCCCTGCACACGGTTGTAGACCCAGAAGACCTGCCCTTCCCGCTCGATTTCCCGCTCCAGCACCTTGCGCAGCACATTGTCATCCTTGCGCAGCACGGCGCTGGCCACGGGCTTGCGGTCCTGCGGCGCTGTCTCGATGATGGAAAGTTCGCGTATGCCGGACATTGAAAGCTGCAGGGTACGCGGTATGGGCGTGGCCGTGAGCGTCAGCACGTCCACGTTTTTCTTGAGAGCCTTGAGCTTTTCCTTGTGGCGCACACCGAAGCGCTGTTCTTCGTCCAGAACGAGCAACGTCAGGTTGGGCAGCTTCACATCACTGGAAAGGATACGGTGCGTACCGATGAGAATATCTATCTGCCCGGCAGCGGCGGCCTTGAGCACCTCTTTTTGCCTGGGCCGAGGCACAAAGCGGCTGAGCAGCCCCACATTGACGGGAAAGCCCGCCAGACGCGCCCGAAATGTCTGATAATGCTGCTCGGCCAGCACCGTGGTGGGACACAGCAAGGCCACCTGCCGCCCTTCGGAAGCAGCACGAAAGGCTGCGCGCAGGGCCACCTCTGTCTTGCCGAAACCCACATCGCCACACACAAGGCGGTCCATAGGACGCGGCCTGTCCATATCGTCCAGCACATCCTGGATAGCCTTGGCCTGATCGGGGGTTTCCTCAAAGCCGAATGTCGCCTCAAACTCGTGGTACAGCTCGCCGGGCGGATCGTAACGAAAGCCTTTGGTTACCTTGCGGTAGGCGTACATCTCCACAAGGTCGGCGGCAATCTTTTCAATGGCCTTGCGCGCCTTTTCCTTACCTGCCACCCAGGCCGCGCCGCCCAGACGGTCAAGGGCAGGCTCCACGCCTTCGGTTCCCTTGAAGCGCTGGATGAGGCCCAGCCTGTCGGCAGGTACGTAGAGCTTGTCGCGCCCGGAGTATTCCACCAGCAAAAAATCGTTGGCGGCGGCATTGAGATCAAGATGGTGCAGACCCGCAAAGCGACCTATGCCGTAATCCCTGTGGACAAGCAGATCTCCGGGCTTCAGGTCATCAAAAGAGTCCAGTCCCTTGAACACGCGGGAAGAGACCCGCGGCGTTTTTTCAGCCTTGGGGTAAAGGATGTCTTCGCCAAGCACCAGAACATCGTCCCAGACAAGCTCGGCTCCGGAGCGGAAAGGCGAAACCAGAGCGAACAGCCCCCGCTGCTCGGGCGCATACCTCAAGGCGGGCACGATGCCGTCCTGCTCCGCAAGTTTCAGAAATTTTGCACGGCTTCTGCCCGAAGAAAAGCTTAACACAATCTGACGGCGGCTGCTCTTCCATTCCTTGAGACCCGCAGCGAGATGTTGCCAGGGGCGGTCCTGCGCCCCGGGCAGGGGGAAAAGATCGATAAAGGAATGCAAGGGCCGTTCGGGCAGGTCCAGCCCCCGCTCTTCCACGCCCATAACCAGTGGTTCGGCGTAAACACGCTGGAATGTGTTCCAGGGGGCGGGCTGCGAACTTTTGCGCAGCGCCAGTGATGCGGGTTGCGGCAGGGGGGCGTCGGCGGCTTCCAGCCTTTCCTTGAGGTTCAGGCGACCATCGCGCAGGGCATCGGCACTGTCGCTTTCGCCGGGCAAAAGCCACAGGCTGTCTTTGGGCAGCCAGTCTTCAAACAGGCTTGGCGATGCAAGTACGCTGCCGGGCAAAAGCCCCAGACCGCCGCCATCCAGAGATTTTTTGAAAGAATAGCACTCGTTTTCGCTGATGCGGCCCTCGGCAAACATGCGGTCGCAACGCTCACGCGCCGCGGCAAGGCTTTTGGCGTCCAGGGCAAGCGGGCTGGCGGGCAGAAGAACCAGTTCATCACAGCCCTGCAGCGAACGCTGGCTTTCAGCGTCAAAAACACGCATTTCATCCAGCGTGTCGCCAAAAAATTCCAGACGTACCGGCTTTACATGACCTGTAGGAAAGATATCCAGAATATCGCCGCGGCGGGCCATTTCTCCGGGTCGCGTCACCATGGGGACACGTTCATATCCCCACTCAACGGCCTGATCCAGCAGCAGTTCAGGCGCATAGTCGCTGCCTTTGCGCAAATCAAGGTTGCGGGCGGCAAAAAAATCCAGGGGAATATGGCGCAGCAGAAGACTTTCGACACTGCAGACAATACAACGTGGCCGCCCCTGGGCAAGACCGTACAGGGCGGCAAGGCGCGCCGACCATGAGGCCCTGTCCTGCCACTGGCTCAGGGGCGGCAGGGTCAGGCATGGGCTGTTCCACTGAGGTTCTGAAACAGATTTGTCGGCCAGCGAAAGCTCGGGGGTAAAAAGCGTCAGCAAGGCGCGAGCGCTGTTATACTCTTCCCGGTCACGGGCCACCAGCACCACGGTACGCCCTTGGGTAAAGGCCTCGGCGGCGAGGCGGCAGCGTGTGGCCATGCCGCTGCGCTCGATATAAACCTGTCCTTCCTTGCTTGCCAGTACTGTGCTGAAATTACTCATGAAAATATTCCATACAGCGTACTTTTCCGGCACGCTGTAATGCGGGAGTGCGGCGTAGAACCGCAGTGTCATATGGTGGAGCGGCTATGGCGAAAACGCCCGCGCCCTTAAAGCGGCGAGGGGGCGGCCCAAAGGCCGCCCCCGGTCAACTATACCAATCTGCCTTGTTAGACGCCGCAGCCGCCGGAGCAGCCCGAGCATCCCCCCCCGCCGCTTTGTGGCAGGGGTACGGTGGGTTCCACCATAAAGCCCATGTGGGTGAGGTCGATTTTCACGCCCTCGATCTGGCCCAGCAGGTCTTTATTGATGCAGAAGGTAAAACCGCCCTGTTCTTCGCTCTGGTCATCTTCAGTGGCAGCGTCGATAGCCAGCGCAAGGCGCGGGCCGGTGCAGCCGCCGGGGGCAAGATAGATGCGGATATCGCTCTTTTCCTTGCCCTTGAAGTAGGCATCCAGTTCCTGACGGGCGCTTTCGGTCAATTCAAGCATGGTTCCTCCAATATTTTTCAAGTATATAAAAAAATACCGAAAAACAGGCAGATATGCTTCATCGGCCAGCGGGGAACCAAGCCCGCCCTGTTAATGGCTGCCGCAGCTCGTGCAGCTGCTGCATCCGCCATCGCCGCTGGAAGCAAAGGGCACCTCGGGGGTAACCGTGAAGCCCATATAGGTCAAATCAATGGTGACGCCCTTCACTTCGTCCAGCAAAGACTGGCTCATGCAGAAGGTGTACCCGGCCTGTTCCTCGGTTGAATCCTGATCATTAGGCTCGTCCAGAGCCAGTGCGAGGCGCGGGCCGCCTCAACCGGCCGAAAGGTAGATCCGGATGGGATCCTTTTTCTTGTCCGCAAAGAAGGAATCGAGTTCCTTGCGGGCGTTGTCGGTCAACTGAATCATGGTGTCCTCCATATTTCTGGTGACCTAGTAACTAAGGCCATGCACCGGGCTTGTCAATTACCGGGGGACTTTTCTTCAGCCACAAAAAGCGTTAACCTGCTTTCAGCGAGACGTTACGGGAGGAAAGATGGCTACAACCCTGCTGCTTGAAGAACATGAAATGACCCGCATGCTGGAGCGCCTGGCGTCCCAGATTATGGAACGCCACGCAGACTGCGGGCATGTCATGCTTGTAGGCATCGAGCGGCGCGGCGCGGACCTTGCCCACCGCCTGGCAGGCCTGCTGCAGGAGCGCCTCGGTCACCCGGTGCTGCTGGGTACGCTGGATATCAATCTTTACCGTGACGACTGGACAAGCCTTGAGGCCCAGCCGCATATCGGCCAGTCGCGCATACCCGCAAGCGTGGACGGGCGCGTGATCGTTCTTGTGGATGATGTGCTCTATACGGGCCGAACCATCCGCGCCGCCCTTGAGGCCCTGCTGGACTATGGCCGCCCCAGGGCTGTGGAACTGCTGGCCCTTATAGACCGGGGTCATCGCGAACTGCCCATACATGCCGACTATGTGGGCCGCACGGTCAACACCAGCCGCCAGGAGCGCGTGGACGTGCTGCTCACCGAAAGGGACGGGCAGGACGCGGTTCACCTTACAGCCAGCCCCGCCTGATTTCAGGGGCAACCTGCCGGGACCGGATTTGCCTGAAGCATCTCCCGGCTGTAACCCTGCCGGGCGGCCACGCCGCCCCTGCCCACGGCCCAGGGCCGTGCGGCGCAACACTAAGGAGCGCACATGCCCAAGCGCAAGACCTGACGCAACCCCACAGGCTTCACGGTGTGGAGTATATGCGGGCGGCGGCGCGTCTCGAGGCTTGGGAGCATGGCGCGACAACCCTGACAAACGGTAATCCTCCGTCCGCGTAATGCGGCCATACAGGCCGCCTACGCAATGGGCGCACGCCCGCAAACAGGAGGAAAGCCATGAAACAGGGCTTCAATATTCTGTCCACCACCACGGGCATCATCGTGGTCGGCCTCATTTTCGGCGTATTGGCCGTATTGCTGCAACAGGCGGGCAATCCGGGCAATATGGGTATATGCGTGGTCTGCTTTAACCGCGACATTGCCGGGGCTGTGGGCCTGCACAGGGCGGACCTTGTGCAGTATCTGCGCCCGGAAATAATGGGTATGGTACTGGGCGCCTTTGCGGCGGCCATGCTTTTTGGCGAATACAAGCCGCGTGGCGGTTCGGCGCCGATCATCCGCTTTTTTCTCGGGGCCATCGCGGGCATAGGCGCGCTGGTTTTTCTGGGCTGCCCCTGGCGCGTCATCCTGCGCCTGGCCGGTGGCGACGCGCATGCCCTTTTCGGCCTTGCGGGCCTTATCGTAGGTGTGGGCATAGGCACGGTCTTTTTCCGCATGGGCTTCTCTCTGGGGCGCAGTCAGGGGCAGGGAAAAATATCGGGGCTGCTGCTGCCTGCGCTTATGATCGCCCTTGTGGCCCTGTATCTTGCCGACCCGCAAATCATCGGCGAACTTAAAAGCGGTGTGCTCTTCTATTCCATCAAAGGCCCCGGTTCACAGCATGCACCGTTCATCTTTTCACTGTGCGCCGGACTGGCCGTGGGCTTTCTGGCACAACGCAGCCGCTTCTGCACCATGGGCGCTCTGCGCGACGTCATCCTGTTCAACCAGTGGTTTCTGGCCCTGGGCTTTATCGCCATGTTCGCAGCGGCCCTGATCATGAATATCGGTTTCGGCTCCTTCCACTGGGGTTTTGAAAACCAGCCGGTTTCACAGCCCAATGACCTGTGGAACTTTATGGGTATGGTTACGGCGGGCCTTGCCTTTGCCCTGGCAGGCGGCTGCCCCGGGCGGCAGCTCTTTATGGCGGGCGAAGGCGACAACGATGCTGCCGTGTTTGTTATGGGCCTCATCGCGGGGACGGCCATGGCCCACAACTTCGGCATGGCCTCCAGCCCCGCCGGCATAGGCCCTCACGGCATGGCCGCCACTCTGGCCGGCCTTGGCATTTGTTTGTGCATAGGATTTTACAACTGCAAGCGAGGCGCGTAATGTCCGTACTTATAGATACCCGCGGTCTTTCATGCCCGCAGCCGGTGCTTCTCTTTCTCAATGCCGCCAAGGCGGGCGACGGTCCCTTCAGTGTACTTGTGGATAACGACGCCAGCCGCGAAAACGTCAGCCGCGCGGCCCGCAACCGGGGATTCTGCGTGGAACCCGTCGACGAAGGGCAAGGAGTCACCAAACTGGAACTGCACAAGGGCTAGAGAGTTCTACTCTTGAAGTGTTTTGTGGGAGGCCCCTTTTGCAACAGGGGGCTTCCCACAATCCACCCATCAACATCTTTATTCTTGTTTCAATCTGTTGCAGGAATGCTCCTGCTCTGAATCGGGGCAGGAGTTGGTGGGGAGCCAGAGGGCGTACTTTCCTGGCATACCGCTGCCCCAAAAGTGACTTGCCCAGGATGAAGGCCTGGACACACGGAACAACGACGGATGACTTCAAAAGCCAACAAACAGCCGGGCGAGCGTCCGCCCGGCAGGATATCTGCATGGATAAAACACCAAAGGGCATACGCAAAACGGGCGGCGGCTTTATGGGCAACCTTTGCCGTGCCGCCCGCGCCCTGCTGGACAAGAAAGCCAGAACGGACCAGCGGGCCGCCCACCCCGGCAAAGACGAACAGTCAGCAGCCCGCTCAGCTCGTGCCGTCAGTGACAGGGGCCTGCTGGTCTTTGCCCACACGGGCGAAGTCATCAAGGCAGAAAAACAGCTTCGCGCTGCCGGTCTTGACGTCGAAGTCAAGGGACCGCCGCCGCAGTTGCGCACCGGTTGTGATATGGTGATCGTGTTTGAGCTGGTGAGTCAGGCCCGTGTGCTGGAAATATTGCACAAGGAGGACATTGATCCGGAACAGGTGGTCAGCGCCCACGACGTGCTGCTTGAGCCGGTATCGCTTTACCAGGTCAGGCGTATGGGCCGCTGGATCATGGTACGCGCGGCCAATATGAAAATCACCCTGGACACCCGGGACGGCCGTATCGTGAACATTTCCGGCGGGGGCTGCCCGGACGTGCCGTGGCTGGCACACTGCCTGTGCGGCCTGCGCCTTGACGAGGCCCCGGAACCCCTGAGCCTCGGGCAGACGCTCTGCTGCTACAGCCTGCAAAAAGCCTTTGAAGAACTGCGGAGGCAATACTCATGTGGTACATAGCCGGCACTCTACCGGGGCCGGACCCGGTTTTTCGCGAAACAGCGGCTCAAGGCCCTGCCCGCATGTCCGACGGATGGCTCCACCTCGCGGACGACAGCGCCTTTCCCGTGCAGCGCGGTACCGAGGCTCTGGCCGCCACCGCTCTTCTGGCTTGCGAGGCTTTGGGTTTTCAGCCGCCCCGCCTGCTGCTGGCCGGAGACACAGGGTCGGGAGAAGGCAGCCGCGCCCTGTACGCCTGGCTTGCAGAGCATGCCGACACCCTGAACCCTGAAGGCATCACATTTCACTATCTTTTTCCCGATGTGGACTGGCACAACCGTGTGCTTATGGCCCTGCAGGCACTGCCCGCCCCGCCCGTGCTGGTGGCGGACGCCGGCTTTATGTATGTGGCCAAGATGAGCGGCTATGCCGACGCTTATGATCTTTTCACCCCCGACATTGGCGAAATGGCCTTTCTTGCCGATGAAAAAGCCCCGCATCCATTTTATACCAGGGGGTTTCTGCTGGCCGAAGAAGAAAACGTCGCCGCCCTGCTGGAAAGAGCCAACGCCCACGGCAACTGCCCGGCCCACCTGATCATCAAGGGCCGGATTGACCATATTGTTTGCGGCGGCCGTCTGACAGGCACGGTAAAAGAGCCTTCGGTAGCAGCGATGGAGTGTATAGGCGGAACCGGCGATCTGGTGACGGGCCTTGTAACGGCGCTTCTGGCAGGCGGCATATCCATGTGCCGGGCCAGCCTTGCGGCGGCACGCCTTGCCCGCCTGCTGGCAGAGCACTGCGCCCCTGATCCCGGCACCCAGGTAAGCGCCCTGCTGCAAAGCCTGCCGCACGTGCTTCACAATTATGCCGAGGAAGTGCTGCGGCAATCCTGACCGTGTGCAGGGTTCCGCATGTTGGCCTGCGCCGCTTGCGGGCAAAACGGCAGCATTCACCTCGCAACGGCCTTGCATTCAGACAGGTCACA contains the following coding sequences:
- the mfd gene encoding transcription-repair coupling factor → MSNFSTVLASKEGQVYIERSGMATRCRLAAEAFTQGRTVVLVARDREEYNSARALLTLFTPELSLADKSVSEPQWNSPCLTLPPLSQWQDRASWSARLAALYGLAQGRPRCIVCSVESLLLRHIPLDFFAARNLDLRKGSDYAPELLLDQAVEWGYERVPMVTRPGEMARRGDILDIFPTGHVKPVRLEFFGDTLDEMRVFDAESQRSLQGCDELVLLPASPLALDAKSLAAARERCDRMFAEGRISENECYSFKKSLDGGGLGLLPGSVLASPSLFEDWLPKDSLWLLPGESDSADALRDGRLNLKERLEAADAPLPQPASLALRKSSQPAPWNTFQRVYAEPLVMGVEERGLDLPERPLHSFIDLFPLPGAQDRPWQHLAAGLKEWKSSRRQIVLSFSSGRSRAKFLKLAEQDGIVPALRYAPEQRGLFALVSPFRSGAELVWDDVLVLGEDILYPKAEKTPRVSSRVFKGLDSFDDLKPGDLLVHRDYGIGRFAGLHHLDLNAAANDFLLVEYSGRDKLYVPADRLGLIQRFKGTEGVEPALDRLGGAAWVAGKEKARKAIEKIAADLVEMYAYRKVTKGFRYDPPGELYHEFEATFGFEETPDQAKAIQDVLDDMDRPRPMDRLVCGDVGFGKTEVALRAAFRAASEGRQVALLCPTTVLAEQHYQTFRARLAGFPVNVGLLSRFVPRPRQKEVLKAAAAGQIDILIGTHRILSSDVKLPNLTLLVLDEEQRFGVRHKEKLKALKKNVDVLTLTATPIPRTLQLSMSGIRELSIIETAPQDRKPVASAVLRKDDNVLRKVLEREIEREGQVFWVYNRVQGLERVAEYVRGLVPDARVGMAHGQMSEAELEDTMHKFWHGELDVLVCTSIVESGLDFPRANTLVVDQAQMFGLGQLYQLRGRVGRSDRQAYAFFVVPDAERLTAVAEERLRIILDMDYLGAGFQVAMEDLRLRGAGNILGEVQSGHMCRVGLDLYLEMLEEAVGRLKGTPESLVSETELTLGLPAHIPASYIDDGRERLRCYKALTSAQGGAAREEIALSIRDRFGPFPEELANFLAVLDFKQFLTELQVQKADVHREHVRLTWPDGQTAVQPERIVALAASMPGALMQPPAGLTLPLAKDMPLAGGLDRLRQALEDIRMPVAEKAEEKAPA
- a CDS encoding IscA/HesB family protein, coding for MLELTESARQELDAYFKGKEKSDIRIYLAPGGCTGPRLALAIDAATEDDQSEEQGGFTFCINKDLLGQIEGVKIDLTHMGFMVEPTVPLPQSGGGGCSGCSGGCGV
- a CDS encoding IscA/HesB family protein, with protein sequence MIQLTDNARKELDSFFADKKKDPIRIYLSAGUGGPRLALALDEPNDQDSTEEQAGYTFCMSQSLLDEVKGVTIDLTYMGFTVTPEVPFASSGDGGCSSCTSCGSH
- the pyrR gene encoding bifunctional pyr operon transcriptional regulator/uracil phosphoribosyltransferase PyrR; this translates as MATTLLLEEHEMTRMLERLASQIMERHADCGHVMLVGIERRGADLAHRLAGLLQERLGHPVLLGTLDINLYRDDWTSLEAQPHIGQSRIPASVDGRVIVLVDDVLYTGRTIRAALEALLDYGRPRAVELLALIDRGHRELPIHADYVGRTVNTSRQERVDVLLTERDGQDAVHLTASPA
- the yedE gene encoding YedE family putative selenium transporter, whose amino-acid sequence is MKQGFNILSTTTGIIVVGLIFGVLAVLLQQAGNPGNMGICVVCFNRDIAGAVGLHRADLVQYLRPEIMGMVLGAFAAAMLFGEYKPRGGSAPIIRFFLGAIAGIGALVFLGCPWRVILRLAGGDAHALFGLAGLIVGVGIGTVFFRMGFSLGRSQGQGKISGLLLPALMIALVALYLADPQIIGELKSGVLFYSIKGPGSQHAPFIFSLCAGLAVGFLAQRSRFCTMGALRDVILFNQWFLALGFIAMFAAALIMNIGFGSFHWGFENQPVSQPNDLWNFMGMVTAGLAFALAGGCPGRQLFMAGEGDNDAAVFVMGLIAGTAMAHNFGMASSPAGIGPHGMAATLAGLGICLCIGFYNCKRGA
- a CDS encoding sulfurtransferase TusA family protein, with translation MSVLIDTRGLSCPQPVLLFLNAAKAGDGPFSVLVDNDASRENVSRAARNRGFCVEPVDEGQGVTKLELHKG